One window of Dioscorea cayenensis subsp. rotundata cultivar TDr96_F1 unplaced genomic scaffold, TDr96_F1_v2_PseudoChromosome.rev07_lg8_w22 25.fasta BLBR01001845.1, whole genome shotgun sequence genomic DNA carries:
- the LOC120257078 gene encoding NEDD8 ultimate buster 1, giving the protein MDSNKNPIPFSSSPAKLKVAGAWSGVLDVDLSSWTVPLLRDEVARRSAASRDRINLICGGKILKDGDGVENLSQLGLKNNSKVLASVVSADRGKALNDEAAVQADRSQKLARLRAAALALSGRHADGSLPVEDFNIELEDQNGQKVNLGSETDQKGVMMGLMLHANARSLMKNEKYKDALDVLSMAEEAFSLCDPKFIEMIDNVPILQLDTVWCYFMLRDISCLSVAGVRLTKARKGFEQSHGKDSTRLRLLQSGQHAEIALYLRLELLEGVVAYHSGNYAQSRKALNSAQAKYLQLQIPDESLSLLMNMGYKEGSAKRALRMTGQDIQSAVDFLIDERAKKVRRHEEDRQRHKEIMKQKEYGRTPQKKAIDLQMLNELVSIGFETYLAAEALRINENNFQEALDHLTDTQKNYDLQQRIDSRNMRMEQRETAAAMNAVNTTPAENNGSTQVEEPISFSDEQNHPVTGAEEEGTSEAATVDPRDEEMEDALAKELTGDALADYDIEVTKEGEAVKEYLALLESL; this is encoded by the exons ATGGATTCCAACAAGAACCCCATTCCCTTCTCCTCGTCGCCGGCGAAGCTCAAGGTCGCCGGCGCTTGGTCTGGAGTTTTGGATGTCGACCTCTCTTCGTGGACTGTTCCTTTGCTGCGCGACGAGGTGGCCCGGCGATCGGCGGCGTCGCGGGACCGTATCAATTTGATTTGCGGGGGCAAAATTCTCAAGGATGGAGATGGTGTTGAAAATCTCTCGCAGCTTGGCCTGAAGAACAACTCCAAGGTGCTCGCCAGCGTTGTCTCTGCCGACCGTGGCAAGGCCCTCAACGATGAGGCCGCTGTCCAGGCCGATCGGTCCCAGAAGCTCGCCCGCCTACG GGCTGCTGCTTTGGCATTGTCTGGGAGACATGCAGATGGTTCCTTACCTGTGGAAGATTTTAATATTGAACTTGAGGATCAAAATGGTCAGAAAGTGAACTTAGGATCTGAAACAGACCAAAA GGGAGTCATGATGGGTCTGATGCTACATGCAAATGCTAGAAGCcttatgaaaaatgaaaagtataAGGATGCACTTGATGTTTTGTCCATGGCAGAG GAGGCTTTCTCATTGTGTGACCCTAAGTTTATTGAG ATGATCGACAATGTGCCAATACTTCAATTAGATACCGTATGGTGTTACTTCATGCTTCGAGACATCTCATGTCTATCCGTGGCAGGCGTACGCCTCACAAAGGCGAGAAAAGGATTTGAACAGTCTCATGGCAAGGACTCAACTCGGTTAAGACTTTTACAATCAGGACAACATGCAGAGATCGCATT ATATTTAAGACTGGAACTTTTGGAAGGAGTTGTGGCTTATCACAGTGGTAATTATGCACAATCCCGCAAAGCATTGAACTCTGCGCAAGCTAAATATCTTCAG CTTCAAATCCCAGATGAATCTTTGTCACTATTGATGAATATGGGGTATAAAGAAGGTTCAGCTAAAAGGGCGCTCAGAATGACTGGTCAAGATATTCAGTCAGCAGTTGATTTTCTTATTGACGAGCGAGCGAAGAAAGTCCGCAGACATGAAGAAGACCGTCAAAGACACAAGGAGATTAT GAAGCAGAAGGAATATGGCAGGACTCCTCAGAAAAAAGCCATTGATCTGCAGATGCTGAATGAATTGGTCTCAATTGG GTTTGAGACATATCTCGCAGCAGAAGCTCTTcgaataaatgaaaataatttccaAGAAGCACTTGATCACTTGACTGATACACAAAAGAATTACGACCTACAA CAACGAATTGACTCCAGGAATATGCGAATGGAGCAGAGAGAAACCGCTGCAG CAATGAATGCCGTAAACACCACACCCGCAGAAAACAATGGATCAACACAGGTTGAAGAACCAATCTCATTCTCCGACGAGCAAAACCATCCAGTCACTGGTGCCGAGGAGGAGGGTACATCAGAAGCAGCTACCGTCGATCCAAGGGATGAGGAAATGGAAGACGCACTTGCGAAAGAGTTGACAGGGGATGCATTAGCAGACTATGACATCGAAGTTACAAAAGAAGGCGAAGCGGTTAAAGAATACCTAGCTCTGCTAGAATCACTCTAA
- the LOC120257079 gene encoding calcium uptake protein, mitochondrial-like: MLSSFSSILRRSPIQRLCLLRSVSAGAAAGGVEKDRSLPDGGLPPLAKAVAGAFAVGASAFGVFLLASPSSESASSLEDPGIASLERPRGFWNTIAEKKPKFLLGESYRRRVFFNYEKRIRLLSSPEKIFEYFASFQSPEGEVFMLPADLMRAVVPVFPPSESHAIREGYLRGERKPGELHCAPSKFFMLFDTNNDGLISFPEYIFFVTLLSIPESSFSAAFKMFDIDNSGEIERDEFKKVMALMRTYNRQGACHKNGLRLGLKVDKSVENGGLVEHFFGKDGNGRLQHDKFVQLLRDLHDEIVRLEFAHYDFNSRGTIPAKDFALSMVASADINHINKFLDRADELDQYPDIKSMRVTFEEFKAFAELRRRLKPLTLAIFSYGKINGLLTKQDFQRAASQVCGTPISDNVVNIIFHVFDTNRDGNLSSEEFLRVLHRRETDMAQPATTGLTGFLSCWFSCSKPRDLDQMAMQS; encoded by the exons ATGTTGTCATCCTTCTCTTCGATCCTCCGTCGATCTCCAATCCAACGGCTCTGCCTTCTCCGATCGGTCTCCGCCGGTGCGGCCGCCGGCGGGGTCGAGAAGGACCGAAGCCTCCCCGATGGTGGTCTCCCTCCGCTTGCCAAGGCGGTCGCTGGGGCGTTTGCTGTGGGAGCATCGGCTTTTGGGGTTTTTCTCCTTGCTTCGCCTTCGTCTGAATCTGCGAGCTCTTTGGAGGATCCCGGGATCGCCAGTTTGGAGCGGCCGCGTGGGTTTTGGAATACGATCGCTGAGAAAAAGCCGAAATTCTTACTTGGAG AATCATATCGAAGGAGAGTATTCTTCAACTATGAGAAAAGAATAAGGTTGCTAAGTTCTCCTGAAAAG ATATTTGAATACTTTGCATCTTTTCAAAGTCCAGAAGGAGAGGTATTTATGTTACCCGCAGATCTGATGAGAGCAGTAGTTCCTGTGTTCCCTCCATCCGAATCACACGCCATCAGAGAAGGGTATCTTAGAGGAGAGCGCAAACCTGGTGAACTGCATTGTGCACCATCAAAATTCTTTATGCTTTTTGATACTAACAATGATGGGCTCATTTCTTTCCCGGA GTATATCTTTTTTGTCACATTGCTCAGCATTCCTGAATCCAGCTTCAGTGCAGCATTTAAAATGTTTGACATTGATAATAGCGG AGAAATTGAAAGGGATGAGTTTAAAAAGGTGATGGCATTGATGCGAACCTATAATAGACAAGGGGCTTGCCACAAAAATGGATTGCGTTTAGGTCTTAAAGTAGATAAGTCTGTGGAAAATGGGGGCCTTGTAGAGCACTTCTTTGGCAAGGATGGAAATGGACGCCTCCAGCATGATAAATTTGTCCAACTTTTGAGGGATTTGCATGATGAG ATTGTGCGCTTAGAGTTTGCTCACTATGACTTCAATTCGAGGGGTACCATTCCTGCAAAAGATTTTGCATTGTCAATGGTTGCTTCTGCTGACATTAATCATATAAACAAGTTTCTTGATCGAGCAGATGAATTAGATCAATACCCAGATATAAAAAGCATGCGTGTTACCTTTGAG GAATTCAAAGCCTTCGCAGAGTTGCGTAGAAGATTAAAACCCTTGACCCTGGCTATATTCAGCTATGGAAAAATAAATGGCTTGTTGACAAAGCAGGATTTCCAAAGAGCTGCATCTCAG GTTTGTGGTACTCCCATCAGTGATAATGTGGTCAATATCATTTTCCACGTCTTTGATACGAACCGTGATGGTAATTTAAGCTCTGAGGAGTTCTTGAGAGTTTTGCACAGAAGGGAGACTGACATGGCCCAGCCAGCTACCACAGGGCTCACAGGATTCCTCTCATGCTGGTTTAGTTGTTCCAAGCCGCGCGACTTGGATCAGATGGCAATGCAGTCATGA
- the LOC120257077 gene encoding protein NUCLEAR FUSION DEFECTIVE 4 produces MAGKVKEGSRPPWVGLAAAVWVQVAAGSGYCFPLYSPSLKSVLGYSQQQLTMLGVANDIGENFGMLPGVLCNRFPPWLVLLIGGCSCFIGYGVLWLAVSETVTVLPYWALWFALCIATNSNAWLGTGVLVTNMRNFPLSRGTVAGILKGYVGLSAAVYTEIYTGVLRNSPPKLLLFLTLGIPTICIAMMYFVRPCTPSLEDDSLEHGHFLFTQIASVVLGLYLLTATVLDDVLSLNTTITYTLFGIVILLLMAPLAIPLKMTLFPRRKKVSLIGPSDSSDKLYAGDSDDAEPLLASTSSTTNIGDLQEVDEASDIDILLAEGEGAIKKKRRPKRGEDFTFREALIKADYWLIFLVYFLGVGSGVTVLNNLAQVGTASGVNDTTILLCLFSFCNFLGRLSGGVVSEFFVRWKMIPRPILMTFTQIIMVITYVLFASALNGTLYASTALLGICYGVQFSVMVPTVSELFGLKHFGLLYNFMLLGNPLGALLFSGGLAGYIYDQEAERQRQAGLSDGSTCIGPDCFRITFLVLAGVCGLGSLLSIILTVRIRPVYQMLYASGSFRLPRSSH; encoded by the exons ATGGCGGGGAAGGTGAAGGAGGGGAGTAGGCCGCCGTGGGTGGGGCTGGCGGCGGCGGTGTGGGTGCAGGTGGCCGCCGGAAGTGGCTACTGCTTCCCACTTTATTCGCCATCATTGAAGTCCGTGCTGGGCTACAGCCAGCAGCAGCTCACCATGCTTGGGGTCGCCAATGATATTGGCGAGAACTTTGGGATGCTGCCTGGTGTGCTTTGCAACCGCTTCCCTCCTTGGCTTGTGCTCTTGATCGGTGGTTGCTCTTGTTTCATTGGTTATGGTGTGCTTTGGCTCGCTGTTAGTGAGACTGTCACCGTGTTGCCTTATTGGGCG CTCTGGTTTGCATTATGCATTGCTACTAATAGCAATGCATGGCTAGGCACTGGTGTGCTTGTTACCAACATGAGAAACTTCCCACTTAGCAGGGGTACTGTTGCCGGCATCCTTAAGGGCTATGTTGGGCTCAGTGCTGCAGTATACACCGAAATTTATACTGGGGTGCTTCGCAATTCACCTCCAAAACTGTTGCTCTTTCTCACTCTTGGCATTCCAACCATATGTATTGCAATGATGTACTTTGTCAGGCCTTGTACTCCATCATTAGAAGATGATTCATTAGAGCACGGGCATTTTCTATTTACCCAGATTGCGAGCGTAGTACTTGGTCTTTATCTTctcactgctacagtactggatGATGTTCTTTCATTAAACACTACCATAACATATACTCTGTTTGGCATTGTGATCTTATTACTCATGGCTCCCCTTGCAATTCCTTTGAAGATGACACTCTTCCCCCGTCGCAAAAAAGTCAGTTTGATTGGCCCATCTGATTCCTCTGATAAATTATATGCGGGTGACTCAGATGATGCAGAACCACTGCTTGCTTCAACTTCATCCACAACAAACATTGGGGACCTTCAAGAGGTTGATGAAGCCTCTGATATTGATATCCTTTTGGCTGAGGGTGAGGGAGcaattaaaaagaagagaagaccGAAACGAGGAGAGGATTTCACATTCCGTGAGGCTTTAATCAAGGCTGATTACTGGCTTATATTTCTGGTATACTTTCTCGGTGTAGGCTCGGGTGTCACTGTTCTCAACAACTTGGCGCAGGTTGGGACTGCATCGGGTGTTAATGATACAACCATCTTGTTGTGTCTCTTCAGTTTCTGCAATTTTCTTGGTCGTCTCAGCGGGGGCGTTGTTTCTGAGTTCTTTGTCAG GTGGAAAATGATTCCTCGGCCGATTTTGATGACATTCACACAAATCATCATGGTCATTACTTATGTTCTCTTCGCCTCAGCTCTCAATGGCACACTCTACGCATCCACTGCATTGCTCGGCATATGTTATGGCGTACAATTCTCCGTCATGGTGCCAACCGTATCAGAGCTCTTCGGACTGAAGCATTTTGGATTGCTTTACAATTTTATGCTGCTAGGAAATCCCCTTGGAGCACTCTTGTTCTCTGGTGGTCTTGCAGGGTATATATATGACCAAGAAGCTGAGAGGCAGCGACAAGCTGGCCTCTCTGATGGTTCAACCTGCATTGGACCCGATTGCTTTAGGATCACATTTCTGGTTCTTGCCGGAGTCTGTGGCTTGGGATCTCTACTGAGTATAATCTTGACTGTCAGAATCAGGCCAGTGTATCAAATGCTGTATGCCAGTGGGTCATTTAGGCTGCCCCGAAGCTCACATTGA